A window of the Dioscorea cayenensis subsp. rotundata cultivar TDr96_F1 chromosome 14, TDr96_F1_v2_PseudoChromosome.rev07_lg8_w22 25.fasta, whole genome shotgun sequence genome harbors these coding sequences:
- the LOC120275745 gene encoding LOW QUALITY PROTEIN: BRASSINOSTEROID INSENSITIVE 1-associated receptor kinase 1-like (The sequence of the model RefSeq protein was modified relative to this genomic sequence to represent the inferred CDS: deleted 1 base in 1 codon) has product MAFHSLLLLVFLSVADSSVVVLGSPELRALMEVKAALDPKGMVLASWTEDGNPCGDFDGVACNKNGKVANISLQGKGLTGSISPAIAQLKCLSGLYLHYNVLSGVIPKEISNLTELTDLYLNVNNLSGNIPEELGNMASLQVLQLCYNQLTGSIPTQLGSLNRLAVLALQSNHLSGAIPASLGDLTQLMRLDLSFNHLFGSIPVKLAQIPQLIVLDLRNNTLSGSVPPELKRLNEGFQYGNNTNLCGVGFSSLRECTSADVLNPNRPEPFGPGANGLTRQGIPQSADVNCNNTQCVKSSKSSAGAIVGGIAAVAVGGLVSGLLAFSWYRRRKQKIGSALEVSDSRLSTDHPKDIYRRSASPLISLEYSNGWDPLADGRSGVGFSQEVSQSFRFNLEEVECATQYFSDVNLLGKSNFAATYKGILRDGTMVAVKSINKTSCRTEESEFLKGLKILTMLRHENLVGLRGFCCSRGRGECFLVYDFISNGSLLQYLDVKGDENHKLLEWSTRVSIIKGIAKGIEYLHSNRGNKPSLVHQSISAEKVLIDHHFKPLLSGSGLHKLLADDVVFSTLKASAAMGYLAPEYTTIGRFTEKSDVYSFGVIILQILTGKTKTPPRPKPEVESNKLEDLIDENLKGHFSKPEAAKLASIALLCTSEIPNQRPTMETVLQELNNTC; this is encoded by the exons ATGGCTTTCCATTCCCTTCTTCTACTCGTCTTCCTCTCTGTTGCAGACTCTAGTGTGGTTGTTCTTGGTAGCCCGGAGCTCAGGGCGTTAATGGAGGTGAAGGCGGCGCTTGATCCGAAGGGGATGGTTCTGGCGTCTTGGACGGAGGACGGTAACCCGTGCGGCGATTTTGATGGAGTGGCGTGCAACAAGAATGGTAAAGTGGCGAACATCTCGCTTCAGGGAAAGGGACTCACTGGCTCCATCTCCCCCGCTATAGCCCAGCTGAAATGTCTCTCTGGGCTGTATCTCCATTACAATGTTTTGAGTGGAGTGATCCCGAAGGAGATTTCTAACCTCACTGAGCTCACGGATCTTTATCTCAACGTGAATAATCTTTCTGGGAATATCCCTGAGGAGCTTGGTAACATGGCCAGTCTTCAAG TTCTTCAGCTGTGCTATAACCAGCTAACAGGGAGTATACCAACCCAGTTAGGCTCTTTGAATAGGCTGGCAGTTCTTGCTTTACAGTCTAACCATTTGAGTGGAGCTATCCCTGCAAGCTTAGGGGATCTTACACAGTTGATGCGCTTAGATTTGAGCTTCAATCATCTTTTTGGTTCTATCCCAGTGAAGCTCGCTCAAATCCCACAGCTAATTGTCCTCGACCTTAGGAACAACACCCTTTCCGGCAGTGTTCCTCCTG AGTTGAAGAGATTAAATGAAGGATTTCAGTATGGAAACAACACCAATCTATGTGGAGTTGGGTTCTCATCGTTGAGAGAATGCACCTCTGCTGATGTCCTCAACCCGAACCGGCCTGAACCATTTGGTCCGGGTGCTAATGGTCTAACTCGGCAAGGTATCCCGCAGTCAGCTGATGTAAATTGCAATAATACTCAGTGTGTGAAGTCATCGAAATCCTCTGCTGGAGCTATTGTTGGTGGGATTGCTGCGGTTGCTGTTGGAGGGTTGGTTTCTGGGCTTCTAGCTTTCTCGTGGTATCGTCGACGGAAGCAAAAGATCGGCAGTGCATTGGAGGTCTCTGATAGCCGTCTTAGCACTGATCATCCAAAGGACATTTATCGGAGGAGTGCCTCTCCTCTTATCAGCCTTGAGTATTCCAATGGTTGGGACCCTTTGGCCGATGGAAGAAGTGGTGTTGGGTTTTCTCAGGAGGTCTCTCAGAGCTTTAGGTTCAATTTGGAGGAGGTGGAATGTGCAACTCAGTACTTCTCGGATGTTAATTTGCTTGGTAAAAGCAATTTTGCCGCAACTTACAAGGGAATTCTACGCGACGGAACTATGGTTGCAGTGAAGAGCATTAACAAAACCAGCTGTAGAACTGAAGAGTCTGAGTTCTTAAAGGGATTAAAGATATTAACGATGTTGCGACACGAGAATCTTGTGGGATTAAGGGGCTTTTGCTGTTCAAGAGGGAGGGGGGAATGCTTCCTTGTTTATGATTTCATCAGCAATGGGAGCTTGTTACAATATCTGGACGTCAAAGGTGATGAGAATCATAAGCTTCTTGAGTGGTCTACAAGAGTTTCTATCATCAAAGGCATTGCTAA AGGCATTGAATATCTACACAGCAATAGAGGCAACAAGCCATCACTAGTCCATCAAAGCATTTCGGCGGAGAAGGTCCTCATCGACCACCATTTCAAGCCTCTGCTCTCCGGGTCTGGCCTGCACAAGCTCTTGGCGGATGATGTTGTTTTCTCGACTCTCAAAGCCAGTGCCGCCATGGGCTACCTAGCCCCCGAATACACCACCATTGGCAGGTTCACAGAAAAGAGCGACGTCTACTCCTTCGGCGTAATCATCCTTCAAATCCTCACTGGAAAA ACAAAGACCCCTCCTCGTCCCAAACCCGAAGTGGAGTCTAATAAGCTCGAAGACCTCATCGATGAAAATCTGAAAGGCCACTTCTCCAAACCAGAGGCAGCAAAGCTTGCCAGCATTGCATTGCTCTGCACAAGTGAAATTCCAAACCAGAGGCCCACAATGGAAACTGTGCTTCAAGAGCTAAACAACACTTGCTAG
- the LOC120275715 gene encoding probable calcium-binding protein CML7 — protein MGKELTDEQVSSMREAFHLFDTDGDGRIAVSELGILMRSLGGNPTQAQLKDIVASEKLSGSFDFPRFLDLMRRHFRPEPFDRQLRDAFKVLDKEGTGLVAVSDLRHVLTSIGEKLEPSEFDEWIREVDVLPDGNIRYEDFIVRMVAK, from the coding sequence atgggGAAGGAGCTCACGGATGAGCAGGTGTCATCGATGCGGGAGGCCTTCCACCTCTTCGACACCGACGGCGATGGCCGGATCGCCGTCTCCGAGCTCGGGATTCTCATGCGGTCTCTCGGCGGCAACCCCACGCAAGCCCAGCTGAAGGATATCGTCGCTTCCGAGAAGCTCTCTGGCTCTTTTGACTTCCCTCGTTTCCTTGACCTAATGCGTCGCCATTTTCGGCCTGAGCCCTTCGATCGCCAGCTCCGCGACGCCTTCAAGGTCCTTGACAAGGAGGGCACTGGGCTTGTTGCTGTCTCCGACCTCCGCCACGTTCTCACCAGCATTGGCGAGAAGCTCGAGCCTTCGGAGTTCGATGAGTGGATCCGTGAAGTGGATGTTTTGCCCGATGGGAATATCCGCTACGAGGATTTCATCGTCCGCATGGTCGCCAAATGA
- the LOC120275712 gene encoding maspardin-like, translating to MKRASLSPGDYVYFKSRVPLHKISVGAKQWRYYDFGPKDVPPLICIPGIAGTADVFYKQIMFLSMKGYRVISIDIPCIWNHHEWIHAFEKFLDAINVHHVHLYGTSLGGFLSQLFAQHRPRRVKSLVLSNTFLDTHKFSAAMPWSSVVSWSPSFLLKRYILSGIHDGPHEPFIADSVDFVVGQVETLSRDDLASRLTLNANAVAVGALFLSDSFITIMDTNDYCAIPQQLKDQVSERYSGARRAILKTGGDFPFLSRPDEVNLHLQLHLMRVGVEAKLDLVQSTSKDGTAGSSSGDEKKGDKRFDNPADDNGNTGHDGTSHQPDESSGSGSSAFDEHLLSNAKLHVFVALHTVLISMQASSSIMPFMQQNCIAINVQ from the exons atgAAACGCGCCTCCTTATCGCCCGGTGATTACGTCTATTTCAAGTCCAGGGTCCCTCTCCACAAGATCTCG GTTGGTGCTAAGCAATGGAGATATTATGATTTTGGACCTAAGGATGTGCCTCCTCTTATCTGCATTCCGGGAATAGCAGGTACTGCTGATGTCTTCTACAAACAGATCATGTTCCTATCTATGAAG ggTTATCGGGTGATTTCTATTGATATACCCTGTATCTGGAATCACCATGAGTGGATTCATGCATTTGAGAAGTTCTTAGATGCTATCAATGTTCATCAT GTGCACCTCTATGGCACATCCCTTGGAGGATTCTTATCACAACTTTTTGCTCAACATCGCCCCCGGAGGGTCAAATCACTAGTTCTCTCCAATACGTTTTTGGATACACATAAGTTTTCAGCTGCTATGCCTTGGTCCTCTGT TGTCAGCTGGTCTCCTTCATTTCTTCTGAAGAGGTACATCTTAAGTGGAATTCATGATGGTCCTCATGAACCATTTATTGCTGACTCCGTGGATTTTGTCGTTGGTCAG GTAGAGACATTGTCAAGAGATGACTTAGCTTCAAGGTTAACGCTGAATGCAAATGCTGTTGCAGTTGGTGCCCTATTTCTGTCGGATTCTTTCATCACTATAATGGAT ACAAATGATTACTGTGCCATACCACAGCAATTGAAAGATCAAGTGAGTGAAAGATATTCAGGTGCAAGGCGAGCAATCCTAAAGACTGGGGGTGATTTCCCATTTCTTTCACGCCCAGACGAGGTTAACTTGCACCTTCAG CTTCACCTAATGCGTGTAGGCGTTGAAGCGAAGCTGGACTTGGTGCAAAGCACATCAAAGGATGGCACCGCTGGGAGTTCATCCGGTGATGAAAAGAAAGGTGACAAGCGTTTTGATAATCCAGCAGATGACAACGGAAATACTGGGCATGATGGTACAAGTCATCAACCCGATGAATCTTCGGGGTCTGGTTCTTCGGCCTTTGATGAACACCTCTTGAGCAATGCAAAATTGCATGTATTCGTGGCACTGCATACTGTCCTTATTTCGATGCAGGCATCATCATCCATTATGCCTTTCATGCAGCAAAACTGTATCGCTATTAATGTACAGTAG
- the LOC120275714 gene encoding 40S ribosomal protein S13: MGRMHSRGKGISSSALPYKRTPPSWLKISAQDVDENICKFAKKGLTPSQIGVILRDSHGIAQVKSVTGSKILRILKAHGLAPEIPEDLYHLIKKAVAIRKHLERNRKDKDSKFRLILVESRIHRLARYYKRTKKLPPVWKYESTTASTLVA; the protein is encoded by the exons ATGGGTCGCATGCATAGTCGCGG GAAGGGCATCTCTTCATCGGCGTTGCCCTACAAGAGGACCCCGCCAAGTTGGTTGAAGATTTCTGCACAAGAT GTCGACGAGAACATCTGCAAGTTCGCTAAGAAGGGGTTGACACCGTCCCAGATCGGTGTTATCCTTCGTGATTCTCACGGTATCGCGCAGGTCAAGTCTGTCACCGGAAGCAAGATTCTTCGGATCCTCAAGGCTCATG GGCTTGCACCGGAGATCCCGGAGGACCTTTACCACCTGATAAAGAAGGCGGTGGCTATTAGGAAGCATCTGGAGAGGAACAGGAAGGACAAGGATTCGAAGTTCAGGCTCATCCTCGTGGAGAGCAGGATCCACCGCCTTGCCCGCTACTACAAGAGGACCAAGAAGCTTCCTCCAGTCTGGAAATA TGAATCGACCACTGCAAGCACTCTCGTGGCCTAG